The genomic segment GGGGCTTGGAGCAGAGACGGCAGCCCCGCCCTGCGCCACGGCGGGGGCCACAGCCCCAGCTGGCCGGGCCGCCCTCTTCCAGCACCTGCGCTGCTCGGCAGCCTGAGCTccaccctctcctcttcctgctgcACCCCACCCACGCCCCACCTCCCCTGGACCCCGCGCCGGGGCTGGCCCTGCCCTTCTCCCATGGCCGTCCCTGACTCCCCAGCAGGCAGCGCTGCCCAGAGGCGCGCTCGGGCTCCCAGCTGCCTCGGGCCTCCTCCCCCAGACTCGAGAGGGCTAagcccttctcttctcctccGTCCGGCCTGCAGCCCAGGACGGGCTTCCCCAGACGCTGGCTCGGGACTGTCTTCAACCCTGCCTTGCACCTTGGGCACGGGAGAGCGCCACCGCCCGCCGTCCCCCACCTTGTACAGGACCAGCCTTCCCCCGTGCCGCCCGTGCGCAGCCGcgctccgcccccgcccccaacccGGTGTGTGCAGTGGTGATGCCTAAAGGAATGTCACAAGATTTTCGGTCTGTGTAGCTTGTTGACGCTGGCAGGGAGTTTGAAGGGAAGACCGAGGGATGGGGGAAGTTTCGGGCGCCGCGGGCAGCCGCAACCTGCTCAGGCTtgggcagcggcggcggcgggactCGCGGCGTCCGCGGGAGAGGCAGAAccgtcggggtcggggtcggggtcggggtccgGCGGTCTCCTTGGCGGCCGTCGGGCAGCggtgcggcggcggcggcgcgcacGGCAGGCGGTGATGACCGAACCCAGCACGAGGCAGGCGGCCAGGCTGGCGAGGAAAGACGCAGGCCCGAGCACGTAGACCACGGCCAGGTCCCGCGGGGCGAGCGGCTGCGCGCAGTGGCTGAAGGCGGCGTCGGAGAAGGCAGTCAGGCGGCTGAGCCTCAGGCGCCTCGGCGACGTGCAGAGCAGCGTCTCGGCCTCTGTGGGACACGGGCACGGCGtcaggcggcggcggcgacgaCAGCCCCGCCCGGCAGGCCCCGGCCCGCGTCCCCGACCGCTCACCTGCCGCTGGCGGCGGGTGCCGGCGCAGCCAGGTGCACAGCGGGCGCAGCGCGCAGCTGCAGGCCCAGGGGTTGCCGCGCAGGCGCAGCGAGTCGAGGGCGGGCAGGCCGGCCAGCAGGCCAGGCGTGAGCGCCCTCAGCGCGTTGTCCTGCAGGTTGAGCGCGCGCAGCAGCGGGAGCGCGCTCAGCGCCGCGGGCTCTAGGCGCGCCAGCCGATTGCCAGCCAGTGAAAGGGTGCGCAGCGCGCGGAGCGGCGCGAAGGTGCCGGGCGCCAGCACTTCCAGCTGGTTGGCGCTCAGGTCAAGCTGCTGCAACGCGCCCAGGCCCCAGAAGGCCCGCATGTGCACGGAGCGCAGCCCGTTCTCGCGCAGGTCCAGGCGCAGTAGCGCGCCCGCGCCCGCGAAGGCACCGGGCGGCAGCGCGCTCAAACAGTTGTGGTCCAGCAGCAGCGCGCTCACGCGCCGGCTCAGGCCGGCGGGCACAGCGGGCAGCGCGAGGGCTGAGCAGTTGGCCTGGCCGCCCGGCGCGCACGCGCATGCCTCGGGGCAGTCCGGGTCGCCCCGGGGCCCCGAGGGGAAGGTTGTGGCTGGTGCTTGGGCCCAGACTGGCCAAGGCGACAGCAacaccagcagcaccagcagcagtAACGGCGGAGGCCGCGAGGAAGAGGGGCTCCGCATAGGGGCAGCTCTGGAACTCGCGGCGGGAGGCCTGCTGCCGTGCGTCCGCGGAGCCCGTGAGTCCTCGAGCCCGTTCCTGCGGCGCCTGCATAAATATTAACTCTGGCCCGAGCGCAGGCAGTTCCTGTCCCACAGCTGGTCCCGCGCCTGGGGCGGGGGCCGGGCACACAGCCAACGCCCGGCA from the Eulemur rufifrons isolate Redbay chromosome 7, OSU_ERuf_1, whole genome shotgun sequence genome contains:
- the LRRC26 gene encoding leucine-rich repeat-containing protein 26; the protein is MRSPSSSRPPPLLLLVLLVLLSPWPVWAQAPATTFPSGPRGDPDCPEACACAPGGQANCSALALPAVPAGLSRRVSALLLDHNCLSALPPGAFAGAGALLRLDLRENGLRSVHMRAFWGLGALQQLDLSANQLEVLAPGTFAPLRALRTLSLAGNRLARLEPAALSALPLLRALNLQDNALRALTPGLLAGLPALDSLRLRGNPWACSCALRPLCTWLRRHPPPAAEAETLLCTSPRRLRLSRLTAFSDAAFSHCAQPLAPRDLAVVYVLGPASFLASLAACLVLGSVITACRARRRRRTAARRPPRRPPDPDPDPDPDGSASPADAASPAAAAAQA